From the genome of bacterium, one region includes:
- a CDS encoding RnfABCDGE type electron transport complex subunit D translates to MQQPRPLVISTAPFDRQGGTTNRMMAEVLIALAPVALAAIWFFGVVAILVPLAAAAGACLVEWLAGDRKGLGSLRDGSALLTGLLLAYTLPPGVALWIAFLGGAVAIGLGKLIWGGLGQNIFNPALVGRAFLQAAFPTVMTTWTAPGQDFFHISGQTFAAPLMHGSVDGVTAATALGRLKFQHDPTALDLSPLFWGNTGGSLGETSAFLLIAAALFLIARRTFDWRLFVSTLAGAAAVSGALFLANTDKYPNPLFMLFAGGLMFGAVFMVTDPVTSPITPKGAWIFGAGVGLLVVIIRLFGGLPESVMYSILLMNALTPHINRKTQPRRFGG, encoded by the coding sequence ATGCAACAACCCCGCCCGCTCGTCATCTCGACCGCGCCGTTCGACCGCCAGGGCGGCACGACAAACCGCATGATGGCCGAGGTGCTGATCGCACTCGCGCCCGTGGCGCTGGCGGCGATCTGGTTCTTCGGCGTCGTCGCGATCCTCGTGCCGCTCGCCGCCGCGGCCGGCGCGTGCCTTGTCGAATGGCTCGCGGGCGATCGCAAGGGACTCGGCTCGCTGCGTGACGGCAGCGCGCTTTTGACGGGACTTCTGCTTGCCTACACGCTACCGCCGGGCGTCGCGCTGTGGATCGCCTTTCTCGGCGGCGCGGTGGCGATCGGCCTTGGCAAGCTGATCTGGGGCGGGCTTGGGCAAAACATCTTCAACCCCGCGCTCGTGGGCCGCGCCTTTTTGCAGGCCGCGTTCCCGACGGTGATGACCACGTGGACGGCGCCCGGGCAGGACTTTTTCCATATCTCCGGGCAGACCTTCGCCGCGCCGCTCATGCACGGATCGGTTGACGGCGTCACCGCCGCGACGGCCCTTGGCCGCCTGAAGTTCCAGCACGATCCGACGGCCCTCGATCTGTCGCCGTTGTTCTGGGGCAACACCGGCGGGTCGCTCGGCGAAACGAGCGCATTTCTGCTGATCGCGGCGGCCCTCTTCCTGATCGCGCGGCGCACTTTCGATTGGCGGCTTTTCGTCTCCACGCTCGCCGGCGCCGCCGCGGTTTCCGGCGCGCTGTTTCTGGCGAACACGGACAAGTATCCGAATCCGCTTTTCATGCTGTTTGCCGGCGGCCTGATGTTCGGCGCGGTGTTCATGGTGACCGATCCGGTCACCTCGCCCATCACGCCGAAGGGCGCGTGGATCTTCGGCGCCGGCGTGGGGCTGCTTGTCGTCATCATCCGCCTGTTCGGCGGCCTGCCCGAATCGGTGATGTATTCGATTCTGCTCATGAACGCGCTGACCCCGCATATCAACCGCAAGACGCAGCCGCGTCGCTTCGGAGGCTGA
- a CDS encoding P-II family nitrogen regulator, translating into MKFIHAYIKPERLAPVTLALRKVEGLTGMSVFDCRGFGRTWLKAMHHHAADDAGDFVHMVKVEIICQDQLADTIVNALEKAAHTGLRGDGKIFTVDIESKVRIGTGERWPIKHE; encoded by the coding sequence ATGAAATTCATCCACGCCTACATCAAGCCGGAACGGTTGGCTCCGGTGACCCTCGCGTTACGGAAAGTCGAGGGATTGACCGGCATGAGTGTGTTCGACTGTCGCGGTTTCGGTCGCACGTGGCTGAAGGCCATGCACCACCACGCGGCGGATGACGCCGGTGACTTTGTCCACATGGTAAAAGTCGAAATCATCTGCCAGGACCAGCTGGCCGACACCATCGTGAACGCGCTGGAGAAAGCGGCGCACACGGGTCTTCGAGGGGATGGGAAGATATTCACCGTCGATATCGAATCGAAGGTGCGGATCGGGACCGGAGAAAGATGGCCGATCAAGCACGAGTGA
- the rsxC gene encoding electron transport complex subunit RsxC, with amino-acid sequence MQRLVESAAKSFRHGVHPGEHKDATHHLPIERMPFVDELVLPLAQNIGAPSVAVVEPGQRVARGQKIARPGGFVSTALHAPVSGTIRAIELRPTANGRREPAIVIKTDPWAAGELAYDRPPDPASLAHAEFIQWVQDAGFVGLGGAAFPTHVKLSVPEGKKVRFVVANGCECEPYLTCDHRIMAERPGQVVRGLRLVMARLGVTRGYVGVESNKPDAIEALKTAAGVDAGIEVIALDVKYPQGAEKMLIDAIFRREVPSGRLPLDLEMVVQNVGTLAGLADLFDRGIPLIERVVTVTGPGIRRPANVLVPLGTPLGAVIEHCGGLLPGTRQIILGGPMMGMAQKSLDVPIVKGASGIVAFTSVSPRAGMEQPCIRCGRCLDACPMFLNPSRLAVAARNERADMLEAMHIADCFECASCSFVCPSSIPLVQLMRVGKGLVRQKNAK; translated from the coding sequence ATGCAGCGCCTCGTCGAATCCGCCGCGAAATCCTTTCGCCACGGGGTCCATCCCGGGGAACACAAGGACGCGACGCACCATCTGCCGATCGAGCGGATGCCGTTCGTGGACGAGTTGGTCCTGCCGCTCGCGCAGAATATCGGCGCGCCGTCGGTGGCGGTCGTGGAGCCGGGGCAGCGCGTGGCGCGCGGGCAAAAGATCGCCCGCCCCGGCGGTTTTGTCTCCACGGCGCTGCATGCGCCGGTCTCCGGCACGATCCGCGCGATCGAGCTTCGCCCCACGGCCAACGGACGGCGCGAGCCGGCGATCGTCATCAAGACCGATCCCTGGGCGGCGGGCGAGCTGGCCTATGACCGCCCGCCCGACCCCGCCTCGCTCGCGCACGCGGAATTCATCCAGTGGGTGCAGGACGCGGGGTTCGTGGGCCTCGGCGGCGCGGCATTTCCGACGCACGTCAAACTCAGCGTGCCCGAGGGCAAGAAAGTCCGGTTCGTGGTCGCCAACGGCTGCGAGTGCGAGCCGTACCTGACCTGCGATCACCGCATCATGGCCGAGCGCCCGGGGCAGGTGGTGCGCGGCCTGCGTCTTGTCATGGCGCGCCTTGGCGTTACGCGCGGCTACGTCGGCGTGGAGTCGAACAAACCCGATGCCATCGAAGCGCTCAAAACGGCGGCGGGCGTTGATGCGGGGATCGAGGTCATCGCGCTCGACGTGAAATACCCACAGGGCGCGGAGAAGATGCTGATCGACGCCATCTTCCGCCGCGAGGTGCCAAGCGGCCGCCTTCCGCTCGATCTGGAAATGGTGGTGCAAAACGTCGGCACGCTCGCGGGCCTGGCCGATCTGTTCGATCGGGGCATTCCGCTCATCGAGCGCGTCGTCACCGTGACGGGCCCGGGCATCCGGCGGCCGGCGAACGTGCTGGTGCCGCTTGGCACGCCGCTCGGCGCGGTGATCGAGCACTGCGGCGGGCTGCTTCCCGGGACGCGGCAGATCATCCTCGGCGGGCCGATGATGGGCATGGCGCAAAAAAGCCTCGACGTGCCGATCGTCAAGGGCGCCTCGGGCATCGTCGCGTTCACGAGCGTGTCGCCGCGCGCCGGGATGGAACAGCCGTGTATCCGCTGCGGGCGTTGCCTCGACGCGTGCCCGATGTTCCTGAATCCCTCGCGCCTGGCCGTTGCCGCGCGCAACGAGCGCGCCGACATGCTCGAAGCGATGCACATCGCCGACTGCTTCGAATGCGCGAGCTGTTCGTTTGTCTGCCCGTCCTCGATTCCCCTGGTCCAGCTCATGCGCGTCGGCAAGGGACTTGTCCGGCAGAAGAACGCCAAGTGA
- a CDS encoding DUF302 domain-containing protein, with protein MYERDYAFTRSFPGRTFEAVTDRVREALATEGFGVLTEIDVQATLKKKLNVERRPYLILGACNPPLAHKALEAEPPIGIFLPCNVDVFEGEDGVIYVQTPKPILMFGLVGNPSVKPIAEEVEAKLRRVLERIEA; from the coding sequence ATGTACGAAAGGGACTATGCGTTTACAAGGAGTTTTCCGGGACGGACATTCGAGGCGGTGACCGATCGAGTTCGAGAGGCTCTTGCCACGGAAGGTTTTGGTGTCCTGACGGAAATTGACGTGCAAGCGACGCTCAAGAAGAAGCTGAACGTTGAAAGACGGCCCTACCTCATCCTGGGAGCCTGCAACCCGCCGCTGGCTCATAAGGCTCTTGAGGCCGAGCCGCCTATTGGAATATTCCTTCCCTGCAATGTCGATGTATTCGAAGGGGAAGATGGTGTGATCTACGTCCAGACGCCAAAGCCGATCCTCATGTTCGGCCTCGTTGGCAATCCGTCCGTCAAGCCCATTGCCGAAGAGGTGGAGGCCAAGCTTCGACGAGTCCTGGAGCGCATCGAGGCGTAG
- a CDS encoding electron transport complex subunit E — MTATQNEKTTFEEFAKGLWDQNPIFIGLLGLCPSLAVTNNLMNGLVMGLATVFVLVGSSFLISLLRHLIPKAVRISTYIIVIATFVTTVDFLLEATMPAAHKALGAFLSLIVVNCVILGRQEAFASKNPVGRSVADAAGMGAGFTLTLCLIGGIREVLGSGTLLGANLFGDGFEPWVIMKLPPGGFLTLGVLLIVLARMKDAKARRAAAVPDTGATEAA, encoded by the coding sequence GTGACCGCGACGCAAAACGAAAAAACCACGTTTGAGGAATTCGCGAAGGGACTCTGGGATCAAAACCCGATTTTTATCGGGCTGCTCGGTTTGTGTCCGTCGCTCGCGGTGACAAACAATCTGATGAACGGCCTCGTCATGGGGCTCGCCACCGTTTTCGTGCTCGTCGGATCAAGCTTTCTCATTTCGCTTCTACGGCATTTGATTCCGAAAGCGGTGCGCATCTCGACCTACATCATCGTCATCGCCACGTTCGTCACGACCGTGGACTTCCTGCTCGAGGCCACGATGCCCGCGGCGCACAAGGCGCTCGGCGCGTTCCTGTCGCTCATCGTCGTGAACTGCGTCATTCTCGGCCGCCAGGAGGCGTTCGCCTCGAAAAATCCCGTCGGCCGTTCCGTCGCGGACGCGGCGGGCATGGGCGCGGGATTCACGCTCACGCTCTGCCTCATCGGCGGCATCCGCGAGGTTCTTGGTTCCGGCACGCTCCTTGGTGCGAATCTTTTTGGAGACGGATTCGAGCCGTGGGTCATCATGAAGCTGCCCCCCGGCGGGTTCCTCACGCTCGGCGTGCTCCTGATCGTTTTGGCGCGCATGAAGGACGCCAAGGCGCGCCGCGCGGCGGCTGTGCCGGATACCGGCGCGACGGAGGCCGCGTGA
- a CDS encoding FMN-binding protein has translation MSDEKTSEPGFFRLAMTLGVAGLLSGAILASLYTVTLPRIKANRRAVLEAAILRVLPGTTTFTPMVAMETGVSEYSGPEGEEPADKSIYAGSDADGKMTGYAVPAEGPGFQEAISILYGYKADERVVTGLAVLGQRETPGLGDKIEFDPKFVASFQKLAVDPDVALVRDGRDAPNEVDAISGATISSEAVVKMMNVSLDRWKPLLSPDGETP, from the coding sequence ATGTCGGACGAAAAAACCTCCGAGCCCGGCTTTTTCCGTCTGGCCATGACGCTCGGCGTCGCGGGGCTATTGTCCGGCGCGATTCTGGCAAGCCTCTACACGGTGACGCTGCCGAGGATCAAGGCGAACCGCCGTGCGGTGCTCGAGGCCGCGATCCTGCGCGTTCTGCCGGGGACGACGACATTTACGCCGATGGTCGCGATGGAGACCGGCGTCTCCGAATACAGCGGCCCCGAGGGGGAAGAGCCGGCGGACAAATCTATCTACGCGGGCTCTGACGCGGACGGCAAGATGACGGGATACGCCGTGCCGGCGGAAGGTCCGGGCTTTCAGGAGGCCATCTCCATCCTCTACGGTTACAAGGCCGACGAGCGCGTCGTCACGGGTCTTGCCGTGCTTGGCCAGCGCGAGACGCCGGGACTTGGCGACAAGATCGAATTCGATCCGAAATTCGTCGCGAGCTTTCAAAAGCTGGCCGTCGATCCGGATGTCGCGCTCGTTCGCGACGGACGCGACGCGCCCAACGAAGTGGACGCCATCAGCGGCGCGACGATCTCCTCGGAAGCCGTCGTGAAGATGATGAACGTGAGCCTCGATCGCTGGAAACCGCTGCTTTCGCCCGACGGAGAAACACCGTGA
- a CDS encoding carboxymuconolactone decarboxylase family protein — MTRNEVYAEIEQTLGIVPSFFKVIPDASLELEWKLFVATQLAESPIPAKYKELIGVAISAATKCRYCTHFHTTAARLNGATDAEIEDAIHFAKATAGWSTYVNGLAPEFEDFKAEVAQIASHLETQLAAQGQPQAAQTSRVTGRA, encoded by the coding sequence ATGACTCGGAATGAGGTTTACGCGGAGATCGAACAAACGTTGGGGATCGTGCCGTCGTTTTTCAAGGTGATCCCGGACGCGTCGCTGGAGCTTGAGTGGAAGCTCTTCGTCGCGACGCAGCTTGCGGAAAGCCCCATCCCGGCGAAATACAAGGAGCTGATCGGCGTCGCGATTTCGGCGGCGACGAAGTGCCGCTACTGCACGCACTTCCACACGACCGCGGCCCGGCTCAACGGCGCGACGGACGCGGAGATCGAGGACGCGATCCACTTTGCCAAGGCCACGGCGGGCTGGAGCACGTACGTCAACGGGCTTGCGCCGGAGTTCGAGGACTTCAAGGCCGAGGTCGCGCAGATCGCCTCGCACCTGGAGACGCAGTTGGCGGCGCAGGGCCAGCCGCAGGCGGCGCAAACGTCGCGCGTCACCGGACGCGCCTGA
- a CDS encoding isoprenylcysteine carboxylmethyltransferase family protein: protein MRVFFFVIAAVVFLWESRSSERGFKSLTGIDPVAFRRTASQAQRLSWRVFQIVSAGYALLFLRFLIGPSTLLRNPIVSILNHSWFAVLGFAISLSGIYLARSARSRMGRSWRIGFDESETTDLVKDGPFAYIRNPVFAGIMLFQFGLVLIVPHWLNLLLASVASLSFAYQARLEEEHLTIQHGESYRAYARRTGRFCPGIGKYNN from the coding sequence ATGAGAGTATTTTTCTTTGTGATTGCCGCCGTCGTTTTCCTTTGGGAATCCCGCTCCTCAGAACGCGGATTCAAGAGTCTCACGGGAATCGATCCCGTGGCATTTCGCCGGACTGCAAGCCAGGCGCAAAGACTTTCATGGCGCGTTTTTCAGATTGTATCCGCAGGTTACGCCCTGTTGTTCCTGCGATTCCTCATCGGTCCATCAACTCTGCTTAGAAATCCAATAGTGAGCATTTTGAACCATTCGTGGTTTGCCGTTTTGGGTTTCGCAATTTCCTTATCAGGTATTTACCTGGCGCGTTCAGCAAGAAGTCGTATGGGGCGATCCTGGCGAATCGGATTCGACGAGAGTGAGACGACGGATCTCGTGAAGGATGGTCCCTTTGCCTATATCCGAAATCCTGTTTTCGCTGGAATCATGCTGTTTCAATTTGGTCTGGTTTTGATCGTACCGCATTGGTTAAATCTCCTCCTTGCGTCCGTCGCCTCGCTTTCTTTTGCCTATCAGGCTCGCTTGGAGGAAGAACACCTCACGATCCAACACGGCGAAAGCTACCGCGCCTATGCCCGTCGCACTGGACGATTCTGCCCTGGGATCGGGAAATACAACAATTAG
- a CDS encoding periplasmic heavy metal sensor: MRKIVFTVTAMIVGLLMASASAYACGGCGWGHGQGMGNSHAAVPDDARLSGDQQTTIDKIQKNYKGRFDSLNSRIDDANTTLDTELAKSEPNLAKIKDLRKQRADMIAEMESLRVQMNVEVKKVLSEVQRSYYGDYAFCPCGMRGHSQGMHSGNSNAPTHGGYYCDGWGW; the protein is encoded by the coding sequence ATGCGCAAGATCGTATTCACAGTTACGGCGATGATTGTCGGCCTTCTGATGGCTTCGGCCAGCGCCTACGCCTGCGGTGGGTGCGGATGGGGACATGGTCAGGGAATGGGGAATTCCCATGCCGCAGTCCCGGACGATGCTCGCCTGAGCGGCGATCAACAAACGACCATTGATAAAATCCAGAAAAATTATAAGGGACGATTTGACTCGCTGAACAGCCGGATTGACGACGCAAATACCACCTTGGACACCGAACTCGCCAAGTCGGAACCCAACCTGGCGAAAATCAAGGATTTGCGAAAACAGCGCGCCGACATGATTGCAGAGATGGAAAGCCTGCGCGTCCAAATGAACGTCGAGGTCAAAAAGGTGCTGTCGGAAGTCCAGAGAAGCTATTATGGTGACTATGCATTTTGCCCATGCGGAATGCGGGGGCATTCGCAAGGGATGCACTCTGGGAACTCGAACGCTCCAACCCACGGCGGTTACTACTGTGACGGCTGGGGCTGGTAA
- a CDS encoding electron transport complex subunit RsxA: protein MQQYIWLFASASVINNFTLAYFLGLCPFFGVSQRIDTALRLGLANIFVLVITSISAWLLNTYVLPHAPYLKLIAFIVAIASTVQLVEMIIKKLSPTLFRALGIFLPLITTNCAILGLALFQTNRGYGFLEGVVYAAGAGVGLTLALVLMAAIREENELAPIPNWARGAALSFFIAGILSMAFMGFAGLFRELGG from the coding sequence ATGCAGCAATACATCTGGCTTTTCGCGTCCGCGTCGGTCATCAACAACTTCACCCTCGCCTATTTTTTGGGGCTATGCCCGTTTTTCGGCGTCAGCCAGCGGATCGATACGGCCTTGCGCCTTGGGCTCGCGAACATCTTCGTCCTTGTCATCACGTCGATCAGCGCGTGGCTGCTCAACACCTATGTGCTGCCGCACGCGCCGTATCTCAAGCTCATCGCATTCATCGTCGCGATCGCGAGCACCGTGCAGCTCGTCGAGATGATCATCAAGAAGCTGTCGCCCACGCTTTTCCGCGCGCTCGGCATCTTCCTGCCTCTCATCACGACCAACTGCGCGATCCTCGGCCTCGCCCTTTTTCAGACCAACCGCGGCTACGGTTTCCTCGAGGGCGTGGTGTATGCGGCGGGGGCCGGCGTCGGGCTGACGCTCGCGCTGGTGCTGATGGCGGCGATCCGCGAGGAAAACGAACTCGCGCCGATCCCCAACTGGGCGCGCGGCGCGGCGCTGTCCTTCTTCATCGCGGGCATCCTGTCGATGGCGTTCATGGGCTTTGCCGGCCTTTTCCGCGAGCTTGGCGGATGA
- a CDS encoding cation-translocating P-type ATPase, which translates to MRGLESQPGVSSVRVLAKAGRVDMKFDPAATTESLLIVRLTELGFPPIAETKQKGPVWWKHSKVVASIAAGLLSLVGWLSGTLGVEVLPTVLYLAAMVIGGYYFAREAVEDLIDERRIGIEFLMAAAAISAAVLGMPGEGAVLVFLYSISEALEGFTEEKTRASVRALMKLTPKTALIERNGDSFEVPVEDLSVGDVFIVRAGQSVATDGVVVEGRSALNQAPVTGESIPVEKAPGDEVFAGSINGEGGLRVRATHTANDNTIARIIQMVEEAQERKGERERLIDRIAKYYSPAVLAIGILIGVLPPLLGSGELTIWLTRATVFIVAAAPCAAVISIPITMVATLGRAASHGVLFKGGIHVESLARIRAVAFDKTGTLTRGLPELTDVIPASNDDSAIAETDLLGLAAAVEMWSEHPLARAIVREADTRKITTTQSVDFTALTGAGAKAHIDGEEVIVGSASLFADEHGVDISHLSQRIESLQDEGKTVVLVGQREKVLGILALRDNPRSGAKEAVTGILALGLGSAIMLTGDNERTAMAIAGEVGIREIRAALKPQEKVDAIRDIETRYGSVAMVGDGVNDAPALAAASVGIAMGAAGSDVALETADIALMGTDLERLVYAISLARKSTAVANQNLVLSALVVAGLIIGALTGSFSLTVAVVAHELSEFAVIGNGLRMLRA; encoded by the coding sequence ATGCGCGGCCTGGAATCTCAGCCAGGCGTCTCCTCAGTGCGAGTGCTTGCGAAGGCAGGTCGCGTGGACATGAAATTCGACCCTGCGGCGACAACGGAATCGCTTCTCATCGTGCGGCTTACTGAACTGGGCTTTCCACCGATCGCCGAAACAAAACAAAAAGGCCCGGTATGGTGGAAGCACTCAAAGGTCGTGGCCTCCATTGCCGCCGGATTGTTGTCCCTGGTCGGTTGGTTATCGGGCACCCTTGGGGTTGAAGTCCTGCCAACGGTTCTTTACTTGGCGGCGATGGTCATCGGCGGGTATTACTTTGCCCGTGAGGCGGTGGAGGACCTCATAGATGAACGGCGCATCGGCATCGAGTTCCTCATGGCGGCGGCGGCGATCAGCGCCGCCGTTCTTGGCATGCCGGGGGAAGGAGCCGTCCTTGTTTTCCTATACTCCATTTCCGAAGCCCTGGAAGGATTCACCGAAGAAAAAACGCGGGCATCCGTCCGCGCGCTCATGAAATTGACTCCCAAGACCGCCCTCATCGAACGCAATGGCGACTCGTTCGAGGTGCCGGTTGAAGACCTGTCGGTTGGCGATGTCTTCATCGTGAGAGCCGGGCAGTCGGTCGCTACGGACGGCGTTGTCGTCGAAGGACGATCGGCTCTCAATCAAGCGCCGGTTACTGGAGAGAGCATTCCGGTCGAGAAGGCACCGGGCGACGAGGTGTTCGCGGGCAGCATCAACGGCGAAGGCGGATTGCGCGTTCGCGCCACGCACACGGCGAATGACAACACCATCGCGCGTATTATTCAAATGGTTGAAGAAGCCCAGGAGCGCAAGGGAGAGCGAGAGCGTTTGATCGACCGAATCGCGAAATATTACAGTCCCGCGGTCCTTGCCATCGGCATCCTGATAGGAGTTCTGCCGCCATTGCTCGGCTCGGGCGAACTTACGATTTGGCTGACTCGCGCGACGGTCTTCATCGTCGCGGCAGCACCTTGCGCCGCGGTAATATCGATTCCGATCACGATGGTCGCGACCCTCGGACGCGCCGCGAGTCATGGCGTTTTGTTCAAGGGCGGAATCCATGTCGAGTCCCTCGCTCGAATCCGAGCCGTGGCCTTCGACAAAACCGGCACGCTCACGCGGGGGCTGCCGGAGTTGACTGATGTGATTCCGGCCTCGAACGACGATTCGGCAATCGCCGAAACGGACTTGCTCGGTTTGGCCGCCGCCGTTGAAATGTGGAGTGAGCATCCGCTTGCAAGAGCCATCGTGCGGGAGGCGGATACCCGCAAGATCACGACGACGCAGAGTGTGGATTTCACGGCGCTCACCGGTGCGGGAGCCAAGGCTCACATCGACGGCGAAGAGGTGATTGTTGGCAGCGCTTCCTTGTTCGCCGATGAGCACGGCGTGGATATCTCGCATTTGTCTCAGAGAATCGAGTCACTTCAAGACGAAGGCAAAACCGTTGTTCTCGTTGGCCAGCGTGAAAAAGTGCTGGGGATACTGGCGTTGCGCGACAATCCGCGATCAGGAGCCAAGGAGGCCGTAACCGGCATTCTCGCCCTCGGGCTTGGAAGTGCTATCATGTTGACCGGCGACAACGAACGCACGGCGATGGCTATTGCAGGCGAAGTCGGAATACGCGAGATTCGTGCGGCGCTCAAACCACAGGAAAAAGTCGATGCAATTCGAGACATCGAGACTCGTTATGGCAGCGTCGCAATGGTGGGTGACGGAGTGAATGACGCCCCTGCGCTCGCCGCTGCAAGCGTCGGGATCGCTATGGGCGCAGCCGGTTCGGACGTCGCCCTCGAAACAGCCGACATTGCTTTGATGGGTACCGATCTTGAACGGCTCGTCTACGCCATCTCTCTTGCAAGAAAGAGCACGGCAGTGGCGAACCAGAATTTGGTGCTTTCGGCCCTCGTGGTCGCCGGACTCATCATCGGGGCGCTGACGGGTTCTTTTTCACTCACTGTTGCAGTCGTGGCACACGAGTTAAGCGAGTTCGCGGTCATCGGCAACGGTCTGAGAATGCTAAGGGCTTAA